A genomic window from Gossypium hirsutum isolate 1008001.06 chromosome D12, Gossypium_hirsutum_v2.1, whole genome shotgun sequence includes:
- the LOC107945858 gene encoding uncharacterized protein produces MKNLQSTQDIKPSTHALHEPKTEQQNNQAADGPLADSGSLSASNNDGRKVSRQDIELVQNLIERCLQLYMTRDEVVKTLLTRARIDPGFTTLVWQKLEEENADFFSAYYVRLKLKKQIILFNHLLEHQYHLMKYPVPPKVPLVPIPNGIHPMPVNNLPMGYPVLQQPPIPASGQPHIDSMGISSCHVVNGVPAPGNFQPMRMNSGNDMVMDNNAGDAIAAVHPTTPMPSMSEISVASNGNFPFTISDMSGMGVDTSVLDSAFTTDVASSVGLQLGPDNGAGNSRDSFRTLDQIQWNFSLTDLTADLSNLGDLGALGNYPGSPFLPSDSEILLDSSEQEDIVEEFFVDSIPGHPSSPSEEEKS; encoded by the exons ATGAAGAACTTACAG AGCACACAAGACATAAAACCCTCAACTCATGCTTTGCATGAACCTAAAACAGAACAGCAAAACAATCAAGCAGCAGATGGCCCCTTAGCAGATTCTGGTTCTTTATCGGCTTCAAACAATGATGGCAGAAAAGTTTCACGCCAAGATATTGAACTT GTCCAGAATTTAATTGAAAGATGCTTACAACTGTACATGACTAGAGATGAGGTTGTCAAAACCCTCCTGACTCGAGCAAGGATAGACCCTGGATTTACAACTTTAG TATGGCAGAAGCTGGAAGAGGAAAATGCTGATTTTTTCAGTGCCTATTATGTAAGGCTGAAGTTAAAGAAGCAAATAATTTTATTCAACCATTTGCTTGAGCATCAATATCATCTGATGAAATATCCTGTGCCTCCAAAGGTTCCTCTGGTCCCAATACCAAATGGGATTCATCCCATGCCTG TTAACAACTTACCAATGGGATACCCTGTACTACAACAACCTCCAATTCCTGCTTCAGGGCAACCTCATATTGACTCCATGGGTATATCAAGCTGTCACGTGGTCAATGGAGTCCCTGCTCCAGGCAATTTTCAACCTATGCGGATGAATTCTGGGAATGA CATGGTGATGGACAACAATGCTGGTGATGCAATAGCTGCAGTTCATCCAACTACTCCCATGCCATCTATGTCAGAGATATCAGTGGCATCCAATGGGAATTTCCCATTCACTATATCAGACATGTCAGGGATGGGAGTCGACACATCAGTACTTGATTCAGCCTTCACAACAGATGTGGCAAGTTCAGTAGGATTGCAGCTGGGACCTGATAATGGAGCTGGGAATTCTAGAGATTCCTTTAGAACCCTTGATCAGATTCAGTGGAATTTCAGTCTCACGGATTTGACAGCAGACTTGTCCAACTTGGGAG ATTTAGGAGCCCTCGGAAACTATCCCGGTTCTCCTTTTCTTCCCTCTGATTCAGAAATTTTGCTTGATTCTTCGGAGCAAGAGGATATAG TGGAAGAATTTTTCGTCGATTCCATCCCTGGACACCCGTCCTCTCCATCCGAAGAAGAAAAATCCTAG